In one window of Candidatus Avedoeria danica DNA:
- a CDS encoding Gmad2 immunoglobulin-like domain-containing protein, translating to MHAIPQPRRPRRWATVMLVSAVCAACTPTAAVTTPADPPTAGQPDLPTGVPATAAMEPTATAAAIEPTATADGAAGTAVAPTSVDACSDPQTQALGTGWNFVIATAPLAGEHVQTGFLLRGCGDVFEASFGWRLRDASGGILVEDFAMMTCGTGCVGTFDVPVAYPPVADPSLASLEVYTTSMNDGAEMIRGIIPVILH from the coding sequence ATGCACGCGATCCCGCAGCCTCGTCGCCCGCGCCGCTGGGCGACGGTCATGCTCGTCTCGGCCGTTTGCGCCGCCTGTACGCCGACCGCCGCCGTGACCACGCCGGCCGACCCACCCACCGCCGGGCAGCCCGACCTGCCGACCGGCGTGCCGGCGACCGCGGCGATGGAGCCGACCGCCACCGCGGCGGCCATCGAACCGACCGCCACCGCCGACGGCGCCGCGGGCACGGCGGTCGCCCCGACGAGCGTCGACGCGTGCAGCGATCCGCAGACGCAGGCGCTGGGCACCGGTTGGAACTTCGTCATCGCCACTGCGCCGCTGGCCGGCGAGCACGTCCAGACGGGCTTCCTCCTGCGCGGCTGCGGGGACGTCTTCGAGGCCTCGTTCGGCTGGCGATTGCGGGACGCTTCGGGCGGCATCCTGGTGGAGGACTTTGCGATGATGACGTGCGGCACGGGCTGCGTCGGCACGTTCGACGTGCCGGTGGCCTATCCGCCGGTCGCCGATCCGTCGCTCGCCAGCCTCGAGGTCTATACGACGAGCATGAACGACGGCGCCGAGATGATCCGCGGGATCATCCCGGTCATCCTGCACTAG
- a CDS encoding methylase produces MIVRAAPAHVTRGKTAANRLRRIDVFTARYDPWLLRRSDGPWADAWVVDLGYGETPATTLEAAARLRRLNPRLRFLGVEIDRARVAAALPWSDDRTAFRHGGFALPLRTVDGRRETVRLIRAMNVLRQYDAAEVAGAHRTLLDHVLPGGIVLEGTSDPTGRLWTANVLRRPADGARSLDGARSSASDSPRIATGNDVHTHAAPAAEAVVFGTNWADGFDPRRFKAVLPKDHIHRVVPGEPIHAFLAAWEHAWRTALAGGDAFGPRWLFRAAADGLRADGFDVDGRRAWLDRGILIWRRTWAS; encoded by the coding sequence ATGATCGTGCGAGCGGCGCCGGCCCACGTGACGCGCGGCAAGACGGCCGCCAATCGGCTGCGGCGGATCGACGTCTTCACGGCGCGCTACGATCCGTGGCTCCTGCGCCGATCGGACGGGCCGTGGGCGGATGCCTGGGTCGTCGACCTCGGCTACGGCGAGACGCCGGCGACGACGCTCGAAGCGGCGGCCAGGCTGCGGCGGCTGAACCCGCGGCTGCGCTTCCTGGGCGTCGAGATCGACCGGGCGCGCGTCGCGGCGGCGCTGCCGTGGAGCGACGATCGCACCGCGTTCCGCCACGGCGGCTTCGCGCTGCCGCTGCGGACGGTCGACGGCCGGCGCGAGACCGTGCGCTTGATCCGGGCGATGAACGTGCTGCGCCAGTACGACGCGGCCGAGGTCGCCGGCGCGCATCGGACGCTGCTCGACCACGTGCTGCCCGGCGGCATCGTCCTCGAGGGCACGTCGGACCCGACGGGGCGGCTCTGGACGGCGAACGTGCTGCGGCGGCCGGCGGACGGGGCGCGATCACTCGATGGGGCGCGGTCGTCGGCGTCCGATTCACCTCGTATCGCCACAGGCAACGACGTCCACACCCACGCCGCCCCCGCCGCCGAGGCCGTCGTCTTCGGCACGAACTGGGCGGACGGCTTCGACCCGCGGCGCTTCAAGGCCGTGCTGCCCAAGGACCACATCCACCGCGTCGTCCCAGGCGAGCCGATCCACGCGTTCCTGGCGGCGTGGGAGCATGCCTGGCGCACCGCCCTGGCCGGCGGCGACGCGTTCGGCCCCCGCTGGCTGTTCCGCGCCGCGGCCGACGGCCTGCGCGCCGACGGCTTCGACGTCGATGGCCGGCGGGCGTGGCTGGACCGGGGCATCCTGATCTGGCGCCGAACATGGGCATCGTGA
- a CDS encoding amidohydrolase: MPSIADVRARVAAVLPELIALRRDLHAHPELGYAEHRTSAVVRDRLDALDVPYRAGLAGGTGVAAFLPATTADGALRPPIALRADMDALPIDEATGVRYTSTAPGVMHACGHDGHTAILLGAAQVLAGLAERPNPVILMFQPAEEGGAGGKRMVDEGALADPDGVPAAAVYGLHGWPDVPVGHVAVRKGPLMAACNRFDVVLTGRGGHAAQPERTADPVLAAAHVIVALQSIVSRNVTPGDAAVVTVASVHAGSAFNLVPATATLSGTIRAFDDGVSALLTRRIDEVARGVAAALGCAADVRWDIGFPATVNDVGATDRVVAAATAALGADRVDAAFPPTMTAEDFAYYGQQAPACFFFLGVRDPAAARWPQLHQADYDFNDDAIAVGVELMVRLALADAPAMGDTTLR; the protein is encoded by the coding sequence ATGCCTTCGATCGCCGACGTGCGCGCCCGCGTCGCCGCCGTGCTGCCCGAGCTGATCGCGCTCCGCCGCGACCTGCATGCGCACCCGGAGCTTGGCTACGCCGAGCACCGGACGAGCGCCGTCGTCCGCGATCGGCTCGACGCGCTCGACGTCCCGTATCGCGCCGGACTTGCGGGCGGCACGGGCGTCGCAGCCTTCCTGCCGGCAACGACCGCCGACGGCGCGCTCCGTCCGCCGATCGCGCTGCGCGCCGACATGGACGCGCTGCCGATCGACGAAGCGACGGGCGTGCGCTACACATCGACCGCGCCGGGCGTCATGCACGCCTGCGGGCACGACGGCCACACCGCGATCCTGCTCGGCGCCGCCCAGGTGCTCGCCGGTCTGGCCGAGCGGCCGAACCCGGTGATCCTCATGTTCCAGCCGGCGGAGGAAGGCGGCGCCGGCGGCAAGCGGATGGTCGACGAAGGGGCGCTGGCCGATCCGGACGGTGTGCCGGCTGCGGCCGTGTACGGCCTCCACGGCTGGCCCGACGTCCCGGTCGGGCACGTCGCCGTTCGCAAAGGGCCGCTCATGGCGGCATGCAATCGGTTCGACGTCGTGCTGACGGGGCGCGGCGGGCACGCGGCGCAGCCGGAGCGGACGGCGGACCCGGTGTTGGCGGCGGCACACGTGATCGTCGCGCTGCAGTCCATCGTCAGCCGCAACGTCACGCCGGGCGACGCGGCCGTCGTCACGGTGGCCTCCGTCCATGCCGGCTCGGCGTTCAACCTCGTCCCGGCGACGGCGACGCTGTCGGGGACGATCCGCGCGTTCGACGACGGCGTGTCCGCGCTGCTCACGCGGCGGATCGACGAGGTCGCCCGCGGCGTCGCCGCCGCGCTCGGCTGCGCGGCGGACGTCCGGTGGGACATCGGCTTCCCGGCGACGGTGAACGACGTCGGCGCGACGGACCGCGTCGTCGCCGCGGCCACGGCCGCGCTCGGCGCCGATCGCGTCGACGCGGCGTTCCCGCCGACGATGACGGCCGAGGATTTCGCCTACTACGGCCAGCAGGCGCCGGCGTGCTTCTTCTTCCTCGGCGTGCGCGATCCGGCGGCCGCTCGCTGGCCGCAGCTCCACCAGGCGGACTACGACTTCAACGACGACGCGATCGCGGTCGGCGTTGAGTTGATGGTGCGGCTGGCGTTGGCGGATGCGCCGGCGATGGGGGACACGACGCTGCGCTGA